In Oreochromis aureus strain Israel breed Guangdong linkage group 17, ZZ_aureus, whole genome shotgun sequence, the genomic stretch gagagaaactaaaatgaaactaaaatacagatttaaacCCACAATATGAAAGACTTCAGTCTATTTCACTTTAATCAACTCAGCAGTGGCTTCACAAAAATAAGGCCaaagtccagcatagagcggctgagtgaatgtggtccggactctgtggaggagagtcatggtttcagagacgctgtagaaggacaaaatacctgctctgtgatccaggtacactcctactctggaaGAATGAGGACCTGAGACACGAGTTTGGATGTTGTTGTAACAAAATGTATAACTGTTGTTGTTACAATTTAATGCCCAAGATTTCTCATTAAGTCCAAATAAACATTCATTATCTCCATTTCTGCTGATATTCTTGTATGCGACTGCTACAGaagctcctctccctctccactccacctcccagtaacaacgtccagtcagactctctctactcaggaccTGTTCAATTCCagtgaatctgtctggatgatcagaataAGACTGTTGGTTTTCCATCACTGTTACTTTTCTGTTCCCCTCTGATAataacagctgtttgtgtgctgtgtttggattcagtgtgatttcacatgaatactttaagaatccagctctggtctttggctctggtggatctgacagtaaaacatccacttcagtgactgtcagtgagatgtttgtccattccgctctcagaatgtcctgtagtttatctctgacctctgacacagctgctgtcacatcctcaaagtagcTCAGAGGACGGATATTGATACTGGATGAGTctgtagactcactgagtgctgacagtgaagggtagttgtgtagaaactggatgtgatcctctgtgtgtgagagctgcttcagctcagcatctttcctcttcagctcagtgatctcctgctccagcttctcctgaagctctttgactcgactcacttcagtttcctgctgggatttgatctgctgcttcacatcagagcttcttttctggatgagatGGATCAGCTTAGTGAAGATCTTCTCACTGTGCTTCACTGTTTGATCAGCAGACTgattgatggcctccacctcctgttgaagcagcttcacatctttctctctgtcctggattctctgctggatgttttgtcgactcacctccagctctctctgcctctcagtcctttctgctgcagctgagactgtgtcgtggcctttatgttcatccacagggcagagataacagatacactgctgatcagtacggcagaacatcttcatcacctcatcatgacgagagcagatgttctcctggagcttcttggagggATCTACCcgcttgtgtttctttaatggagcTGCTTCATAATGTGGCTGAAGGTGTTCCTTACAGTAAGATGCCAGACAGACTAAACAGGACCTGAaggctttcatttttcttccagtgcagacatcacaggccacatcttcaggtccagcatagcagtgatcagcaggaggagcttggagtccagtcttcttcagctcctccactAAATCTGCTAACACGGTGCTTTTCACCAGGACAGGCCTCGGTGTGAAAGTCTGtctgcactgagggcagctgtagaTTTTCCTGTTTTCGTCTCCATCCCAGTGGGttttaatacagttcatgcagtagctgtgtccacagggaatagtcaccggatccttcagtagatccaaacagacTGAACAGCAGAATTTTGTTTGATCCATTTGCTGTGTCGTTTCAACGTCTCTCAGTGACTGTCAGACAGTTTGACTTCCTCTGAACAGAAACAACCTCTGTGCTCTGAAGGGAAACAGATCTCTGCTCTTGGTCACCTCCTACAGGAAATGAGGCTCACCAGCAACTGCATTTACACCATGTTGTTTAGACCCATCCTGATACAGACACATCTGTGAAGGGAGGCAACAACAAGTCATAAAATGCTTATTTCATCAGTGCCAGGGTTTGTTATGTTTGATTTACAATATGCAGTTAAAACTGTGACCTAGCTAACCTTGTTAACTAGTAACTTAGCCTATATGAAATGCCTTGTGGCGATGATTTAAGTAAGGTAAAACTTTATTGGTATAGTACCttttgagataataacaaagcgctccatgatgatgatgatgatgatggttacACCCTTGTGCACAGGTGTCAAAACTCCAGTCCTTGAGGTCCTGAAACTTTTATGTGTCCCTgctccaacacacctgaataaaattagaTCAATTAGTAAGAGTCTATAGAACTTcgctgcatgctgaggtggtaATTCAGCCATTAGATTCATTTTATAGCAGCTCATGAATGAACGTGGCACAATCAAAGCATTTTTGTTGCTGaattacatttttccaaacactttcatttacttacatttatttaaaactagaaaatgcattttattaagaaactgcagtgtgaatggtGATAACTGAATGTTTTAAGTTGAAATAATTGCTgaatgttaaattaaaaatgttgagGTTTAGGGGTTCCCACCTCAGCATTTAGTCAAgactcttgctaatgacctactcattttattcaggtgtgttgcagcagggacacatgtAAAAGTTTCAGGACTTTGACACCCCTGCCCTTGTGGATTAAACAGGATGGATTTTGTACCATAAGACGGGACAAAACAGCTGATGAATTTGTTACACTCTTAACTCATCTAAACAAGGCATTTTTTAGAGGGTACAGCAGCCATGGCAGTTTTTCTTGAAACAACTAATCTCACCTGTTGACTTTTTCTCAAAATAGGCATGGGAACAACTGTCTACAATACATCAAACATATGTTTTACTCATTATGTAAGAATTGTTATACAAAGGACCAGTGCcaagtagggctgccacaaatgaTGATTTTGAtcgtcgactagtcaccgattatttttgcgattagttgactgatcagatcatgcatccatttaACGCACAGCTTACTGCACTAGCATGACCTATCCTCCAAATCCGGGGAAAAGGACGACGCATTTGTCGGAGtcttcgaatttggacagccttcgtcgcgtcgctgtaacgtaatcggcctacaaatgcagcctccgaaggatgcggcccatgaatttggacacagctacgatGCCGGaaactgcttcttcttcttttgcctttaacggcagctggcatccttgtacatgcattgctgccatcttctgtttcagtccgttattacactcttaaaccCTACTGCTTATTACTGTCTTtcaggatcttacaaagcttcaaacgacgtcGACAATTAAATTAGTGGTCTACGATTTTGATAATCGACgtaataaccttttaagatattttcaggcgacaatgtagctgtgtaatgctcaaatatctacttaatttatcaaaatatcacatatttgcaaaagtgcttccacgttttcagagagctctgttatccaccccccacaCCCTACCCCAccctaccccacccctaacggctgcacctcccgaagaattttgtctgggctcttatctcacttatttatttcaaacgatcaacagaaaatttcaccacatagttttatgtaaggtttttaaggctgtggtgttaatttttaagtaacatgagcccagcggcagcagcaacgctaggctaacactaactagctagcaagattttaaacctagtgctaaactaagagaagccacaaaatcagtttgaataagagtaaacatttactcaccaagtcagtgtatcaggtaaagatccacagcaatgacaacaataatatcttgagctgacgcttctccaggtttgctcaacatattccataaaaaatgcaccgtgaacatgcgcggactgatccgagagggaggaggacggtagtcacgtggcattttcaaaacacatctttcatccttccgcactgagaagcaaaacttccagcttacttagtttttctaagttaagacaactcagataaatggagtttatcagcgtttttgcataaaaagtactggtaacttatttaaattgagttctaataacaaattgataaaaattgagttcagcctatttaatatttttaattaaacacaatattacattttacagtgtagaaataaaactgaacagatcTAAAGAAGGTGTTTATTAGAACAGGACAGATGGGTGACTGCAGCCCTCTGAGCACAAGGCTGACAGGACTTTCCCCccatataataaataaacaaaacattaaaataaaaatgtaattaagaCAGATTACTATACCACACTTAcagataaaaatgtgttttagtgGATTTGTCAGCTCTTGCTTTTCAAAGACGATGTGGACTAAAGTACAATTAGGAGTGCTTGTTCTGATGAACACTTTATTGTTCAGAATCATCTTCAATGcacacttttttctttgctgttctCAAGGTGCTATCAGCTGTTTAACCcgatatatttataatttaatcACATTAGGTCAACAGTGTCACAAAACAAGCCGCATACTTGAAATGACCTGGTCAGCATTACATAAATCACATTTTCAACAAAAGTTAGAAATGTTTAGTTAACATTTTGAGACAGACACTTCACTCTATGTGCTACAACATggacataataataaatgtgtgactatttacattgtggATTCTCacagaaggcatcaaaactatgaataaaCCCATATAGAATTATGTAgtacaaaaaactgtgaaaacgtgttttatattttagattcttcaaagtagccaccctttgcttcgattactgctttgcacactcttggaaTTGtctcgatgagcttcatgaggtcgtcacgtgaaatggttttccaacagtcttgaaggagttcccagagatgctgagcacttgttggcccttttgccttaATGCTGTGGTCCATCttatcccaaaccatctcaattgggtttaggtcaggtgactgtggaggcaaGGCCATCTggcgcagcactccatcactctccttcttggtaaAATAGCCTGgaagtgtgtttggggtcattgtcctgctgaaaaagaaatgatggtccaactacACGCAAACCGGATTGGATGGCATGtcactgcaggatgctgtggtagctcTGGTTCAGTAtgccttcagttttgaataaatccccaacagtgttaCCAGCAATgaacccccacaccatcacacctcctcctctatGCTTCacggtgggaaccatgcatgtagagaccatccgcTCACCTCTTTTGTGTTGTGCAAAGACACAGCGAGTTTTACATTTTGGGTTTTATTTGTAAATGGGCATTTTGGAGAGATGGAATGCACATGTGCCTGTCTGGAATGTTCTGGGTTAACtcctgttgttttaaatgtgttgtaTAAATACATTTGCCTTGACTTGATCCGACTTTATAAATAGATTTTTTAGGCTCCAGCCCGACCTCCACCCTGAACTGAATAAGCAAAAGGTGGATGGATGATGAACTCATGTAGCAAACTGATATCTAATCACTTTATTTTAATCAAAGTGTGTGAGGTCTCCTTGAATGGAGAAAGTAATTCTTGCACTGGATGAGAACATGCATCCTGTCTGAGAGCCAGCGAGGAAGAGAGGATGTTCTGCCTATTCctaaataaaaaccaaatacaataactttatgtgtgttatgtttttattttaccagtTCATAAACAATTCTATCCCCAGGTCAAAAACGTACATAAGATATTATGTAAATACCATACCAGGTATTATCACATAATGGAAAAGCCTGGAAACCCTACTGAACCGTGACAAGTTGATACGAGTTGATATTAACGGAAAAGGGGCTACTGGTTTAATTAGCTCGTTATTTATAATAGGAAAGCACTATACAGGGAAATGTGACTGTGATAGAGAAGGTGAGACCACAGAACACGTTTTAGTGTATTGTGGGAAATATGAGGTTCAGGATGTTCAGTAACAAGGAAAATTAACCTGAACCCTGTTGATTTATtttggtaaaaaataaaacgtCATCAGGccacattgattttttttttttttttgaattgaGGGtcgttttttctttgtgtgtgtgtgtgtgtgtgtgtgtgtgtttcatttttGTCCACACCCCATACCAGTTGGCGGCGGTAATGCACCGTTTCGCTGTTTGCCAACAAGAAGAAGcggaaggaagaagaagaagaagccgaACCGGAAATAATATTTACCCTTTCCGGTTTGGCGTctaaggttttctttttttttgtatttcattttctCCATGCCAGAATAGTAGTATCATGGCAAACAGAACCGTTAAAGACGCTAACAGTATACACGGGACTAACCCGCAGTATCTGGTGGAGAAAATCATCCGCACACGAATCTACGAGTCTAAGTACTGGAAGGAGGAATGCTTCGGTCTCACCGGTTAGTAGTGTCACCAGTGAGCTAACGTTAGCTTCATGAGGGCTCATTTTAGCAGGCGGGTTACTATCGACTGTTTACGTTAAGCGGGCTCAGTTATATTCTTgggtagatagatagatagatagatatttttAGGCAatagaaatatattttattttatgccaaagattcaagattctttatttgtcacatgcatagtcatacaaatacaacacaCATTGAAATGTGTCCTGAACTGCTCCTTGACTGTGCAAAACATTATAAACAATAAGtaagtttaaattaaaaaactgaaagtgCACATCGTGCAAATGGAATATTAAAGTGTTTTGTACCATATTAGCACAGCAATGTCCTGACCGTGCAATGCAAGTAgaataaacaaaatgaagtaACGTAAACACAGTAATTGAACTGAGTGACTAGAGTTATGTAGTGTAATGTAAACAGAGTGACTGGAGTACAACAGTGACCAGAGTAATATAAGCAGTAGTGAAGCAACATGATCAGTGTAGCAGCATGTGCCGTAATAATAAATCAGATACGATATGAAATATGACAGTGAGAATTCTGCAATGTGACAAGAATATACTATAAGGTCCTGTTCCAGACCCTTATGGTGATGCTATGAGGGGAGTGGGGGCATGTTCTGATTTAGGACTTGGCTGGCCtgaggatagaagctcctcttgagtctctctgtttTTGTCCTGATAGTGCGAAACCTTCTGCCTGATTGCAGAAGTTGAAACAGTTTGTTACTGAAGAAAGGCtatagaaaaaataaacaaatttaacacatgGTTCTGTAACATGCCGTTGTGTTAAATGATAAACGTTAAACGACgtaaatgtgaatgtttcaCCCACATTTGTGACTAAAAACAGACCTGCAATACAAACATATTTAGTTTGACAACATTAAGTCCATGTGGCTCCCAGTTTTATACAAAAGCACTGATAACACAATAGCAGCAGTGATGATAACACTGGCATAGTTTCACGTGGAGCTGGACTCTGtttacacttacacacacacgcaccagGAAGAGCAAAGAGGCTTAGCTGTTACAGAGACGCTGAGGAAAGAAAACGTGTTTCTAGAGCCCAAAAACAGCAGTTGTTCCTGTAACCACCATTAAAACCTTTACTGGGAAAAAGGTGACAGGAGCCCTTCATCAAAGCGCCTGATCAACAAACTCCAAAATTTGttttacacaaagaaaaatctgcAGTAAGCATCCAAGAGTAGTAttaaaacatgcagatgaactgtTAACTTAGTTTCATACCATGTTTATATTACACAGCTTGCTGAAGGCTGATGGCAGCCATTCTATTTTACAGCCATACCTGCAGCAAACAGGGGTCTAAAGGGAGACATGGAGTGTTCTAGGCCATATTTATTGAAAGGATTTCGTAACATTTTTCAGATTGCAATTGAAATGGTGtaaaattttgtgttaattaaATTGCATTAATATTGAAAAAGTGATGTCACTCCCAATTTGGCGCATTCCAGCAAAAGGAATAAATGTTAAAAGACCTCATCTACCTGAGAAATTAGAGACTATTCTGGCCCTTCCTGTACAGTGTTTTTAACCAAGTCAGTGGGAGTCATTGGTTTCCAGGTCCTCCTAAAGTCCACAGtcaattccttggtctttgtCACGCTGAGCTGCAGAGGTTTCTGCTTGCACCGCATGAGGACGGTCCCTTCTGGTGCCTCAGTGTTGCTGATGGTCTTGTTGAACACACAATGTTGAAACGCACATGTTGTGGTCTTTCTGTCAGgcaatcaacaatccaggacacagCTTGTTGTACTACTTAGGCATTCCTTTCTTCatctttcttcatctccttcACTGATAGTTGGATACCACAGTAATTGACTCAGAGTGCTAATATGCTAATATGGGAGGGACATCACTCCCCAGTTCTGAAATGGTACTGGTAGTAAAGTAGTAGTAAAACTGTAAACTTCTAATCTGTACAAGTCTGTATACCTCTGTTCATTGCCTAATTGGAAACATGTATGCAGGTGCATTTGCAGGCAACAATTGTATACAATGCAATTTGTATCTGTAGTTTTTTGTTAACAATGCTTTTGTATGTTGTTTCATCCTCAGCCGAGCTGGTTGTCGACAAAGCCATGGAACTTAAGTTTGTCGGTGGAGTTTTTGGTGGAAATATCAAACCCACTCCTTTCCTTTGTCTCACGCTGAAGATGTTGCAGATTCAACCTGAAAAAGACATCATTGTCGAATTCATAAAAAACGAGGATTTCAAGTGAGTTTTctgcagagagaaaaggagTAAACACTTACGTTGTGTTAAGTTTCTCAACCAAGTTCATAGAATTCACTCAAACTCGTGAGACTTTCAGACACATTCCCACTGTTTTGCTTAGCTAAGGTTGTAGCATAGTTGTAAAGATAAAAGACCTTTATGAACATTTGAGCTTAAGAAAAAGTTGCATGATATACCCATATATGATTTCTTATATGGCTATATGTTATCAGTGCAAACAATGGCATTGAGAATGGCATTTTAAATAGCTCTTTATAGCAGCATTATCACTCGGAACTTCAGATCAGTCtattgaccttgaaggagaggagaggtcagaggtcaaatgtgacaagATTTTTAACCTTTATATGGTACTTTTTTAATGTTCAGAATACacacttgtaagaatcataACTTAACATGTTGTTCAGTTGACATTGAAGACCTTGGTGGATGTAAGCCAAATTGTAATTGATTATTATGACCCTtgagttttatctgaatttattCAAAACTTTTTAAGCTATTGTGTTTACAAATCGAATGATCAACTCAAACACAAATGTGATGAATCACATATTTGTACATTTATTCAGTTAATTTGTATGAGTGAAACCTATTTTCCTCGGTTTACTTTGCTGCTGTCACATGGGAGTGTATTCGTTGAATACTTTATTGATAATGATTGGGTTAGGAAAATATGTTTCTGCTATTTTGTAAAATTGTTATTAATAAAAAGCTCTGTAAATTGTTTAAGTACTGTTTtatagttttgtgtttttaaatgtctttgtgCCTGAATGTGATTTTGCTGATTATAATGTTGCACAGCAGTTTGGTAAACTGTTGTCGGCACTCAGCAGCGTGTGCAGCACATTCCGTGCTGGATTGATTAAGaatatattttatgtatgtaACACATGGAAGAGGTATGACATGTTCGtgctcctttttttcccccctcattttttttttttttagatatgtGCGTTTACTTGGAGCGATGTACATGAGGTTAACTGGAACTGCAGTGGATTGCTACAAATACTTGGAGCCTTTGTACAATGACTACAGAAAGATTAAGAGCCAGAACAGAAATGGAGGTGAGTTTGACAAGTTAATCTATAAATGACTGGACTCTAACTGGTTTTGGAGGGAGGTGAATGATATCGCAATATTTCAAGAAAATTTGCAATAATGATATTTCTGacatacaaaagaaaaatactaaACATTTTATTGTTTGCTCGCTGCTTGCTAACAGCAGTACTTATCAATGTAAGTGCATGAAAGACATT encodes the following:
- the LOC120434097 gene encoding tripartite motif-containing protein 16-like — translated: MDQTKFCCSVCLDLLKDPVTIPCGHSYCMNCIKTHWDGDENRKIYSCPQCRQTFTPRPVLVKSTVLADLVEELKKTGLQAPPADHCYAGPEDVACDVCTGRKMKAFRSCLVCLASYCKEHLQPHYEAAPLKKHKRVDPSKKLQENICSRHDEVMKMFCRTDQQCICYLCPVDEHKGHDTVSAAAERTERQRELEVSRQNIQQRIQDREKDVKLLQQEVEAINQSADQTVKHSEKIFTKLIHLIQKRSSDVKQQIKSQQETEVSRVKELQEKLEQEITELKRKDAELKQLSHTEDHIQFLHNYPSLSALSESTDSSSINIRPLSYFEDVTAAVSEVRDKLQDILRAEWTNISLTVTEVDVLLSDPPEPKTRAGFLKYSCEITLNPNTAHKQLLLSEGNRKVTVMENQQSYSDHPDRFTGIEQVLSRESLTGRCYWEVEWRGRGASVAVAYKNISRNGDNECLFGLNEKSWALNCNNNSYTFCYNNIQTRVSGPHSSRVGVYLDHRAGILSFYSVSETMTLLHRVRTTFTQPLYAGLWPYFCEATAELIKVK